The nucleotide window GCACAGAGCGCATGTACTGTTCCAGCTGGGATAAAGAACGTATCGCCAGCTTCAACAGGAACTTGACGAAGGGTATCCATCACCGTACCGTTCTCCAATGCTTCTTTCAATGTTGCACGGTCCACGCCTTCATTCAAGCCATAGATGATGTGTGCGCCCGGTTTCGCGTCGAGTACATACCACATTTCTGTCTTGCCAAGCTCGCCAGGAGGAAGTGCCTCATAATCATCTGTCGGATGAACCTGAACGGACAGGTCATCGTTACAGTCGAGCAATTTAATCAAAAGGGGGAAACGTCCACCTTTCTCGGAAACGCCTTTGGTTCCTAGCCATTCGGTGCCCAGTTGTTCACGAACTTCATCCAGACCCTTGCCAGCAAGTGCTCCATTTAATACCTTGGTTGTACCGTTGGGATGATCTGCAATCATCCAGCCTTCTCCGATATGTCCTTCAGGGGGCGTAAGACCGAATTGCTCCAGCGCACGACCGCCCCACACACGTTCTTTGAATTCAGGTTGGAATTGTAATGGATATGGCGTAGACATCAGTAATCTCTCCTCTAGTATATGAAATGGTGGATCGCTTTAATCAGTCATGGGCATGTAGTCGCCATGAACAAACAAGTGAATACGTTTGCATATGTGTGTTTAGAACACAGATCGCAGTAAGAGAAGGCCAGTAATGGCTCACCTTGCGATTGTGTCTAGTTTATTGTATTTGGTGAACAAAGGAAATTATTTTTTCTCGATTCCGATCAGAAAAGGAGAAGTTTCTCGCTGTAATTGGCGATACAGCACAACCTGTGCCTGTTCTACCGGCAGGGCAGAGGACCATTCCAATACGGCTGCTGCTTCCTGCGCCCCACCGTCATGGCCGGGGTAGAGCGCAACTGTAATAATGCCTCGAGGACGTAATAAAGCGAGTGCGGCCTCTAACGCAGCAATTGTACTGTCTGTCTCGGTGATGATGGAGGAATCTGCACTTTCTGAAGGCAGGTACCCCAGATTGAACATGACCGCACCAACTTCACCAACCCATGACTCAGGCACCGCTTCTGCCATGCGATCATGGCTTAATTGAAGCATGGAGATGGAGCCAAGCTTGGCTTCGTCGTCTTGTTTTCGTATGCGGGCCTGTGCCAGCGTGAGGGCTTCACTTTGAATATCGAATCCGATCACTTGTCCACGTCTGCCTACTTGTTGTGCCAAAAATAATGTGTCTGCTCCTGTACCGACGGTTGCATCTATCGTCAGATCACCAGGCTGCAGACGGGAAGCGATCCATTGATGCGCACAGCTGAGAACCGAAAGAAAGCCCATCTATGCTCGCCTCCAATACTTCCCTTGCCATGTATCCCGCTCTCGCAGCTCACGATCAATGGAGTTCAACACTTCCCATTTGTTGAG belongs to Paenibacillus sp. FSL H8-0079 and includes:
- a CDS encoding type I phosphomannose isomerase catalytic subunit; amino-acid sequence: MSTPYPLQFQPEFKERVWGGRALEQFGLTPPEGHIGEGWMIADHPNGTTKVLNGALAGKGLDEVREQLGTEWLGTKGVSEKGGRFPLLIKLLDCNDDLSVQVHPTDDYEALPPGELGKTEMWYVLDAKPGAHIIYGLNEGVDRATLKEALENGTVMDTLRQVPVEAGDTFFIPAGTVHALCAGVVVAEIQQNSDTTYRIYDYNRPGLDGKPRELHVEDSLNVTAYEGAGASTMKTNNATPGEWLKLAKCPYFVVEKGIVTERWELSTNPDSFTILVVCEGEGTLSWAHAGSDNIELKAGQCYLLPANLGSYTLDGNTTVLRSYLP
- a CDS encoding class I SAM-dependent methyltransferase, encoding MGFLSVLSCAHQWIASRLQPGDLTIDATVGTGADTLFLAQQVGRRGQVIGFDIQSEALTLAQARIRKQDDEAKLGSISMLQLSHDRMAEAVPESWVGEVGAVMFNLGYLPSESADSSIITETDSTIAALEAALALLRPRGIITVALYPGHDGGAQEAAAVLEWSSALPVEQAQVVLYRQLQRETSPFLIGIEKK